One part of the Quercus lobata isolate SW786 chromosome 7, ValleyOak3.0 Primary Assembly, whole genome shotgun sequence genome encodes these proteins:
- the LOC115951876 gene encoding transcriptional regulator SUPERMAN-like, producing the protein MAINPQNFDKSDQMKWSSDDQGSSQVRSYTCTFCDRGFSNAQALGGHMNIHRKERAKLKQAADENSPPLDIAINPTDREPQSLEEKFLFQLDSSEENSCTPKRPDDTRGKVGVEELQQLSLFVETPSAGDDKMAIDCDGCNEKKGMQLSHALPQTAEVDLELRLGSEPQGTSTAISTREFF; encoded by the coding sequence ATGGCAATTAATCCCCAAAACTTTGACAAGTCTGACCAGATGAAATGGAGCTCAGATGACCAGGGCTCAAGCCAAGTTAGGTCATATACCTGTACTTTTTGCGACAGAGGCTTTTCAAATGCACAAGCACTAGGGGGTCACATGAACATCCATAGAAAAGAGAGAGCCAAGCTTAAACAAGCTGCCGATGAAAACTCTCCCCCTTTGGATATCGCCATAAACCCCACTGATCGTGAGCCTCAATCTTTGGAggagaaatttttatttcaacttgATTCTAGTGAAGAAAATAGTTGCACTCCAAAAAGGCCAGATGATACTCGGGGCAAAGTTGGTGTCGAAGAACTTCAGCAGCTTTCCTTGTTTGTTGAGACACCTTCGGCCGGAGATGATAAAATGGCAATTGATTGTGATGGCTGCAATGAAAAGAAAGGGATGCAATTGAGTCATGCTTTGCCACAGACTGCAGAAGTGGACCTTGAGCTTCGATTAGGGTCTGAGCCTCAAGGAACATCGACAGCAATCAGTACAAGAGAATTCTTTTAA